One stretch of Chitinophaga pendula DNA includes these proteins:
- a CDS encoding SusC/RagA family TonB-linked outer membrane protein, giving the protein MKKTTLFLFKVCAQSSVWLLLALSIYAQSKVITGKVTDSQDNSPLPGVTVQVKNGKTGTQTGADGSYRLTVPADGNTIIFSFVGYQQLERAVASAGTINVALVADVKSLQDVVVVGYGTQKKSEVTSAVTSVKAEDFRQGGARNALDLIQGKVAGLAITRTSGTNPNSGVAIQLRGATSLTGSISPLIVIDGIPGGNLDLLQQDDVASIDVLKDGSAAAIYGTQANGGVILITTKRGRSGPMKVDYASYIRKEYVQRRPKFLTGEEFAAKIASGEIKTTDRGNRTDFLDLLINHANLTQNHNLAFSGGNDKSTYRVSLYYQDLQGIAKENARQQYGGRVSITSRGLQDRLSLQLNLTTNFNKANMLGGGGWEGYLTANPTTSPYNPDGSWLFERNGTNELARLSQETNRRQQQTTSGDAKLGLEIIKGLKASIFASVQRDSWLDGAYRLQKSESSKENYDSSGYASQNTELKVNYAVEPTLEYVTTIAKDHNLTAITGYSYRYGVEQGFNANNWGFLNDVFQENKLDAGSKLTEGKAGMNSYKNDNTLIAFFGRVNYAYKNKYMAQVIFRREGSSRFGANNKWGNFPAVSAGWNIKEERFMNMVPVVDALKLRVGYGITGNSGIANYASLVTMGTGGNYIYPDGFWRQTYGPNRNPNPDLRWEKKKEWNIGVDFSLFKGRLSGAIDVYKRTTEDLLETFTSQQPPFIRESIYVNVGSISARGVELTLSGIPVTNKNFTWNVDLAASTNNTRLDKFSNDLYKLDFKTYGDIGGAGALGNAIRTNEGERLGNFYGKRFAGFTDDGKWLFYKKDGSKVTFDKINSQQDHVVLGNAIPKFYASLTNTFHYKNLDLRIFMRGKFGYKILNTMELAYGNKVAVPNNVLRTAFTKHAKLNDTYQYSDYYLEKGDHVKIDEITLGYNFSFKNTPIIRNLRVYVTGGNLFTITGYSGNDPDFIRDTGLNPGIDALNTADNRSPYISTRSFMIGLNVGF; this is encoded by the coding sequence ATGAAGAAAACTACACTTTTTCTTTTTAAAGTGTGCGCGCAAAGTAGTGTCTGGCTGTTGCTGGCATTATCCATTTACGCACAGTCGAAAGTCATCACCGGCAAGGTGACCGACTCACAGGATAACAGCCCGCTGCCGGGCGTTACCGTACAGGTCAAAAATGGCAAGACAGGTACACAAACAGGCGCCGATGGCTCCTATCGGCTGACCGTCCCGGCAGATGGAAACACCATCATATTCTCCTTCGTCGGCTATCAGCAATTGGAACGCGCCGTTGCCAGCGCCGGCACCATCAACGTAGCATTGGTAGCAGATGTTAAATCCCTGCAAGACGTAGTCGTAGTCGGCTATGGCACACAAAAGAAATCCGAAGTAACCTCTGCCGTTACCTCCGTAAAAGCAGAAGACTTCCGTCAGGGAGGTGCACGTAACGCACTGGACCTCATCCAGGGTAAGGTAGCGGGCCTCGCCATCACCCGCACCTCCGGTACCAACCCGAACTCCGGTGTTGCCATCCAGTTGCGGGGCGCTACCTCCCTCACCGGTAGCATCTCTCCACTGATCGTAATCGATGGGATACCGGGTGGTAACCTGGACCTGCTGCAGCAGGATGATGTCGCTTCCATCGACGTTCTGAAAGATGGCTCTGCAGCTGCTATCTACGGTACACAGGCTAATGGTGGCGTTATCCTCATCACCACCAAACGTGGCCGCTCAGGTCCTATGAAAGTAGACTATGCTTCCTATATCCGCAAGGAATACGTACAACGCAGACCTAAGTTCCTGACCGGGGAAGAATTTGCAGCTAAAATTGCCTCCGGAGAGATCAAAACAACAGACCGTGGCAACCGTACCGACTTCCTCGATCTGCTCATCAACCACGCTAACCTCACACAGAACCATAACCTGGCTTTCTCCGGTGGTAACGACAAAAGCACCTATCGCGTAAGCCTGTACTACCAGGATCTCCAGGGTATTGCCAAAGAAAATGCCCGCCAGCAGTATGGTGGCCGTGTCAGCATTACCAGCCGTGGCCTGCAAGACCGCCTCAGCCTTCAGCTCAACCTGACCACCAACTTCAACAAAGCCAACATGCTGGGCGGCGGCGGATGGGAAGGCTACCTCACTGCCAACCCCACCACCTCTCCCTACAATCCGGATGGCTCCTGGCTGTTCGAACGGAATGGTACCAACGAACTGGCTCGCCTGTCTCAGGAAACCAATCGCCGACAGCAACAAACCACCTCCGGTGACGCCAAACTGGGACTGGAAATCATCAAAGGACTGAAAGCCTCCATCTTCGCTTCCGTACAACGCGATAGCTGGCTGGATGGCGCCTACCGCCTGCAGAAATCCGAGTCCTCCAAAGAGAACTACGACTCTTCCGGCTACGCCTCCCAGAATACAGAGCTGAAAGTGAACTACGCTGTAGAACCTACCCTGGAGTATGTAACGACCATCGCTAAAGATCATAACCTGACCGCTATCACTGGTTATAGCTACCGCTATGGCGTAGAACAGGGCTTTAACGCCAACAACTGGGGTTTCCTCAACGACGTATTCCAGGAGAATAAACTGGATGCCGGCTCCAAACTGACCGAGGGTAAAGCAGGTATGAACTCTTATAAGAATGATAACACGCTGATTGCATTTTTCGGAAGAGTGAACTATGCCTATAAGAATAAATACATGGCGCAGGTCATATTCCGTAGAGAAGGTTCTTCCCGTTTCGGTGCCAACAACAAATGGGGAAACTTCCCGGCCGTATCCGCGGGTTGGAATATTAAAGAAGAACGTTTCATGAACATGGTACCCGTGGTAGATGCATTGAAACTGAGAGTAGGTTACGGCATCACCGGTAACTCCGGTATCGCCAACTACGCCTCCCTGGTAACCATGGGCACCGGTGGTAACTACATCTATCCAGATGGTTTCTGGAGACAAACGTATGGTCCTAACCGTAACCCCAACCCGGACCTGAGATGGGAAAAGAAAAAAGAATGGAACATAGGGGTGGACTTTAGCCTGTTCAAAGGCCGGTTGAGCGGTGCGATAGATGTATACAAACGTACGACAGAAGACCTGCTGGAAACATTTACCTCTCAGCAACCTCCGTTCATCAGAGAATCTATATATGTGAACGTTGGTTCTATCTCTGCCCGCGGTGTGGAACTGACACTGAGTGGTATCCCTGTGACCAACAAAAACTTTACCTGGAACGTAGATCTCGCGGCGAGCACCAACAACACCCGTCTGGATAAATTCTCCAACGATCTCTACAAACTGGACTTCAAAACCTATGGTGATATTGGCGGCGCCGGCGCATTAGGTAATGCTATCCGTACCAATGAAGGGGAAAGACTGGGTAACTTCTATGGTAAACGTTTTGCCGGATTTACTGACGATGGCAAATGGCTGTTCTACAAAAAAGATGGCTCAAAAGTAACATTCGACAAGATCAACTCTCAACAGGATCACGTGGTATTGGGTAATGCTATTCCCAAGTTCTACGCTTCACTCACCAACACTTTCCATTATAAAAACCTGGATCTGCGCATCTTCATGAGAGGCAAATTCGGCTATAAGATACTGAACACGATGGAGCTGGCATATGGTAACAAAGTAGCGGTACCTAACAACGTACTCCGTACTGCATTTACCAAACATGCGAAGCTGAATGATACTTATCAGTACTCTGATTACTACCTGGAGAAAGGCGACCACGTGAAAATAGACGAGATCACCCTGGGATATAATTTCAGTTTCAAAAACACGCCGATCATCCGCAACCTGCGGGTATATGTAACGGGTGGTAACCTGTTTACCATCACCGGATATAGCGGCAACGATCCTGATTTCATCAGGGATACAGGCCTGAACCCAGGTATCGATGCGCTG
- a CDS encoding TPM domain-containing protein, with protein sequence MKKILLQQHAWLIIGWLICSLNLHTYAQVAYSVEQIPDPKKTGTGYISNPDGILDQLSVSSINSEIARLEKETGVQMAIVIVNDFDLQQDDFTFAMNLFRTWKIGAGKADNGLLLLIAKDRHRYRFITGYGVEGLLSDAVSKQIGEQQLKPAFREDHYAEGITDAVNVIIGILTTPEAKEELRQVMEKGAGTRPQPVSWYIMTAVIAICFAIACFIIGRTNSKTSLSQGKTHKLISAAGSALLTIAVLLLCIMLFKKWRYVLKLEWLPIWAYIFTAFMVWYFYRKYSRFLEGYFSDEWKQYEAMLALHKDWKVWIPASPFLLLHAISWQKKRKYWQHRFAPRYDEQGNPLQRVSANSEAKYLNDGQRLERKLKSVSYDVWRNADGTATQIVPWPGKTSKFYGICEACSFHTLDKAFDVTIKHATISSQGLGKKMRRCRKCGNEVDMGEYIIPMVVAASASSGSSSSSSSSYSSSGGSSDSGSSDWGGGDSGGGGAGGDW encoded by the coding sequence ATGAAGAAGATTTTATTACAACAGCATGCCTGGCTCATCATCGGCTGGCTGATCTGTTCCCTGAACCTCCACACCTATGCACAAGTCGCATATAGCGTAGAGCAGATACCAGATCCCAAGAAAACAGGTACCGGGTATATCAGCAACCCCGATGGTATCCTCGATCAACTCAGCGTCAGCTCCATCAACAGCGAGATCGCCCGCCTCGAAAAAGAAACAGGTGTACAGATGGCCATCGTCATCGTCAACGACTTCGACCTCCAACAGGATGACTTCACCTTCGCAATGAACCTGTTCCGCACCTGGAAGATCGGCGCCGGCAAAGCAGACAATGGCCTGCTGCTGCTCATCGCAAAAGATCGCCACCGCTACCGCTTCATCACCGGATATGGCGTAGAAGGCCTGCTGTCCGATGCCGTTTCCAAACAGATCGGAGAACAACAGCTCAAACCTGCATTCCGCGAAGACCACTATGCAGAGGGCATCACCGATGCCGTAAACGTCATCATCGGTATCCTCACCACCCCGGAAGCAAAAGAAGAACTCCGGCAGGTCATGGAAAAAGGCGCCGGCACCCGGCCCCAACCAGTATCATGGTACATAATGACAGCCGTCATAGCCATCTGCTTCGCTATCGCCTGCTTCATCATCGGCAGGACCAATAGTAAAACCTCCCTCAGCCAGGGCAAAACACATAAACTGATCAGCGCCGCCGGCAGCGCCCTGTTAACCATCGCAGTCCTGCTCCTGTGCATCATGCTGTTCAAAAAGTGGCGCTACGTCCTCAAACTCGAATGGCTGCCCATATGGGCATATATATTTACCGCCTTCATGGTCTGGTATTTCTACCGGAAATATAGCCGCTTCCTGGAGGGCTACTTCAGCGATGAATGGAAACAGTACGAAGCCATGCTGGCCCTGCACAAGGATTGGAAAGTATGGATACCTGCTTCTCCATTCCTCCTGCTCCATGCCATCAGCTGGCAGAAAAAACGCAAATACTGGCAACACCGATTCGCCCCCCGCTACGACGAACAAGGTAACCCCCTGCAAAGAGTTTCGGCAAACAGCGAAGCAAAATACCTCAACGATGGACAACGGTTGGAACGGAAATTAAAATCCGTCAGCTACGACGTATGGCGTAATGCCGACGGAACAGCCACCCAAATAGTCCCCTGGCCAGGCAAAACATCAAAATTCTACGGTATATGCGAAGCATGCAGCTTCCATACCCTGGATAAAGCATTTGATGTCACCATCAAACATGCCACCATATCCAGCCAGGGATTAGGAAAAAAAATGCGTAGATGCCGTAAGTGTGGTAATGAAGTAGATATGGGAGAGTATATTATTCCAATGGTGGTAGCCGCCAGCGCCTCTTCTGGATCATCCTCATCTTCGTCTTCCTCTTATTCCTCTTCAGGAGGGAGCTCCGATAGCGGCAGCAGCGATTGGGGAGGAGGTGATAGCGGTGGAGGAGGAGCCGGCGGCGATTGGTAG
- a CDS encoding threonine aldolase family protein, whose product MEKIRRREFLRSSGLSLLPVIIPAPLTAAIANSQDNIPPDLPMVNFVSDTLLVNPGEQLAQLQKIQQTKAIEADFYGRSGVVAALEKRCADIMGKESAKFFPSGTMANQLALKVLSGENTKIFVQETSHIFRDEADAAQSVHGKRLMPLAKGAPAFTLEDLQQAVEYQEKEEVFHSGIGAVSIECPVRRCDGKRVPFNEIKRISEWCRQKGYKLHLDGARLHLAAAFGNIPLKEYAALFDTVYISLYKYLGAMSGAILCGDKALTEKMDHLIKIHGGAIYQNWHNAALALDAIDQFEARIRKAADIASALFNRLNKRAELKISALPEGTNIFHMKLQPGIDLAKWANILRTSHNIVIPRRMGEDVVRLFVNESISLRDSSQLYDAFVNSLEQAKKA is encoded by the coding sequence ATGGAAAAAATACGCCGCCGCGAATTCCTACGGTCATCCGGCCTGTCACTACTGCCCGTGATCATCCCCGCACCACTGACCGCGGCAATAGCAAACAGCCAGGATAATATCCCGCCCGATCTACCCATGGTCAACTTCGTCAGCGATACCCTCCTCGTAAACCCGGGTGAACAACTGGCACAACTGCAAAAAATACAACAAACAAAAGCCATCGAAGCCGACTTCTACGGCCGCAGCGGCGTCGTAGCAGCACTGGAAAAACGATGCGCTGACATCATGGGAAAAGAAAGTGCTAAATTTTTTCCCTCCGGCACCATGGCCAACCAACTCGCACTCAAAGTCCTCAGTGGAGAAAATACCAAAATATTCGTCCAGGAAACCAGCCACATCTTCCGCGATGAAGCCGACGCCGCCCAGTCCGTACATGGAAAACGCCTTATGCCCCTCGCCAAAGGAGCACCGGCCTTTACCCTCGAAGACCTCCAGCAGGCAGTCGAATACCAGGAAAAAGAAGAAGTGTTCCACAGCGGCATCGGCGCCGTCTCCATCGAATGCCCCGTACGCCGCTGCGATGGCAAACGGGTACCCTTCAACGAAATCAAACGCATCTCCGAATGGTGCCGCCAGAAAGGATATAAACTACACCTCGATGGCGCCCGCCTCCACCTCGCCGCCGCATTCGGCAATATCCCCCTCAAAGAATACGCCGCCCTCTTCGATACCGTCTATATATCATTATATAAATACCTAGGCGCCATGAGCGGCGCCATACTCTGTGGCGATAAAGCCCTGACAGAAAAAATGGACCACCTCATCAAAATACATGGGGGCGCCATCTATCAAAACTGGCACAACGCCGCACTGGCACTCGATGCCATCGATCAATTCGAAGCCCGCATCAGAAAAGCCGCCGACATCGCCTCCGCCTTGTTCAACCGGCTGAACAAACGTGCCGAACTGAAAATATCCGCCCTGCCCGAAGGCACCAATATCTTCCATATGAAATTGCAGCCGGGCATCGATCTCGCAAAATGGGCAAACATTTTGCGTACTTCCCATAATATCGTCATCCCCCGTCGCATGGGAGAGGACGTAGTCCGATTATTCGTCAACGAAAGTATATCGCTCCGCGATTCCTCCCAGTTGTACGATGCCTTTGTCAACAGCCTGGAGCAGGCAAAAAAAGCATAA